Proteins encoded within one genomic window of Methanobacteriales archaeon HGW-Methanobacteriales-1:
- a CDS encoding 50S ribosomal protein L2, whose product MGKRLISQRRGRGTSTFRSASHRFKGKIEYRSYDSLEKEGILKGKVADIMHDPGRSAPVALVKFENGEKRLILAPESIQINDEVACGISAPISPGNSLPLGEIPEGTPIYNIENRPGDGGKLVRSSGTYASLITHDVDKAVIELPSGELKAFNPKCRATIGVVAGGGRREKPFLKAGNRYHALKAKGKKCVTVRGVAMNAVDHPHGGGNRQHPGRPTTVSRHAPPGRKVGSIAARRTGKRR is encoded by the coding sequence ATGGGAAAACGTTTAATTTCACAAAGGAGAGGTAGGGGAACTTCTACTTTTAGAAGTGCTTCTCACCGATTTAAAGGTAAGATAGAGTACCGTTCCTATGATTCATTAGAGAAAGAAGGCATCTTAAAGGGTAAAGTTGCAGATATTATGCACGACCCTGGAAGAAGTGCTCCTGTAGCATTAGTAAAATTTGAAAATGGGGAAAAAAGACTTATTTTAGCTCCAGAAAGTATTCAAATTAATGATGAGGTAGCATGTGGAATTTCAGCACCAATCAGTCCTGGAAATTCATTACCCCTGGGAGAAATTCCTGAAGGTACTCCAATATATAATATTGAAAATCGTCCAGGAGACGGAGGTAAACTCGTAAGATCTTCTGGAACTTATGCTTCTTTGATCACTCATGATGTGGATAAAGCAGTTATTGAGCTTCCATCTGGTGAGTTAAAAGCATTCAATCCTAAGTGCAGGGCCACTATAGGCGTTGTAGCTGGTGGAGGAAGAAGAGAAAAACCATTCCTTAAAGCAGGTAACCGTTACCATGCTCTGAAAGCTAAAGGTAAAAAGTGTGTTACTGTTAGAGGAGTGGCCATGAATGCAGTGGATCACCCACACGGTGGTGGAAACAGGCAACACCCTGGACGACCTACAACCGTATCCAGACATGCCCCACCAGGAAGAAAAGTCGGTTCAATCGCGGCTCGAAGAACAGGTAAGAGGAGATAA
- a CDS encoding 30S ribosomal protein S4e: MAKMGSRKHLKRYKSPKHWPIHPKEDKWTVKPAAGPHAIESSLPLLIVIRDILGIADNSREAKRIINNGEILVDGEVRKDYKFPVGFMDVLQIPKNGGVYRVLPDAKGRLILHPITQENVEFKLCKIENKTTVKDGKTQLNLHDGRNSITEDQLSAGDVVKLKVPEQEILEAIKFEEGIIGLVTGGKHTGEIGKIKEINITKSSMPNTVVMETENNKTFLTLKDYVFVIGKDEPVISLPGGN, encoded by the coding sequence ATGGCAAAGATGGGATCAAGAAAACATCTTAAGCGTTATAAATCTCCTAAACACTGGCCCATTCATCCAAAAGAAGATAAATGGACAGTTAAACCTGCTGCTGGACCTCACGCAATAGAAAGTTCACTACCTTTATTGATTGTCATTAGGGACATTCTGGGAATTGCTGATAATTCCCGGGAAGCTAAGAGAATCATTAACAATGGTGAGATACTGGTAGATGGTGAAGTAAGGAAGGACTATAAATTCCCTGTTGGTTTCATGGATGTATTACAGATTCCTAAAAATGGTGGAGTCTACAGAGTACTGCCTGATGCAAAGGGAAGATTAATTTTACATCCTATCACACAGGAAAATGTAGAATTTAAATTATGTAAAATTGAAAACAAAACCACTGTTAAAGACGGTAAAACCCAACTTAACTTACATGATGGCCGGAACTCTATTACTGAGGATCAGCTTTCTGCGGGTGATGTGGTAAAGCTCAAAGTACCTGAACAAGAAATTTTAGAAGCTATAAAATTCGAAGAAGGTATTATTGGTCTGGTTACTGGTGGTAAACACACGGGTGAGATTGGTAAAATTAAGGAAATTAACATTACCAAATCTTCCATGCCTAACACAGTTGTTATGGAAACTGAAAATAATAAAACTTTCCTAACATTAAAAGATTATGTTTTCGTTATTGGAAAAGACGAACCTGTTATTTCACTTCCTGGAGGAAACTAA
- a CDS encoding 50S ribosomal protein L4 gives MKKIKVYSLEGEVTEEIELPEIFQEEFRPDLIKRAVISSQTARIQPWGSDPMAGKRTTAESYGSGRGVAKVPRIKGSGSRAAFVAHVVGGRRAHPPRPQKNYHEKINRKERRFAIRSALAATVNPEIVENRGHKVENVPQIPMVVDDELCKVKKTKETREIFKKLGIIDDVVRAKEGKKIRSGKGKMRGRKYKTRKGPLIVVGEDKGISLGARNHAGVDVVLVENLNAELLAPGTHPGRLTVFTKSAIEKLGELFQ, from the coding sequence ATGAAAAAAATTAAGGTTTATTCATTGGAAGGCGAAGTCACAGAAGAGATTGAACTGCCTGAAATATTCCAGGAAGAATTTAGGCCGGACCTTATAAAAAGAGCTGTTATCTCATCACAAACTGCCCGGATTCAACCATGGGGCTCCGACCCAATGGCTGGTAAAAGGACAACTGCAGAGTCATACGGTTCTGGACGTGGTGTTGCTAAGGTTCCTCGTATTAAAGGTTCTGGTTCTAGAGCAGCATTTGTAGCTCATGTAGTTGGCGGTAGGAGAGCACATCCTCCACGCCCACAAAAAAACTACCATGAGAAAATCAACCGGAAAGAAAGGCGTTTTGCTATCAGGTCTGCATTAGCAGCTACAGTTAACCCAGAAATTGTCGAGAATAGAGGCCACAAAGTAGAAAATGTGCCTCAAATTCCAATGGTGGTTGATGATGAGCTATGCAAGGTCAAGAAAACTAAAGAAACCAGGGAAATTTTCAAAAAGTTAGGCATAATCGATGATGTTGTCCGAGCTAAAGAAGGAAAAAAAATTAGATCTGGTAAAGGTAAAATGCGAGGTCGTAAATATAAGACCCGTAAAGGACCTCTAATAGTTGTGGGTGAAGATAAAGGAATCAGTTTAGGTGCTAGAAACCACGCAGGTGTTGATGTGGTTTTAGTAGAAAATCTTAATGCTGAATTATTAGCTCCTGGAACTCATCCTGGAAGATTAACAGTTTTCACCAAATCTGCTATAGAAAAATTGGGGGAACTCTTCCAATAG
- a CDS encoding ribonuclease P — MITPQNLFQHELIGLTVEIVESSNMGMVGIKGKIVDETRNTIRVELDDGHESIIPKNVAIFHFQTPEGQKVEIDGKILVSRPEDRIKKKFRKI; from the coding sequence ATGATAACTCCACAAAATTTATTTCAGCATGAACTAATTGGTTTAACTGTTGAAATAGTTGAAAGCTCTAATATGGGGATGGTAGGAATAAAAGGAAAAATTGTTGACGAAACTCGAAATACAATTCGTGTTGAATTGGATGATGGACATGAGTCGATCATTCCTAAAAATGTTGCAATTTTTCATTTCCAAACCCCTGAAGGACAAAAAGTGGAGATTGATGGTAAAATTCTGGTAAGTCGCCCTGAAGACAGAATTAAAAAGAAATTTAGGAAAATTTAA
- the rpsS gene encoding 30S ribosomal protein S19 has product MARKEFKYRNHTLEELQEMPLDKVIEILPSRQRRSLKRGFLPRQKKVLERIRKLKKQGQEGTKGGRPQIIKTHCRDMIVLPEMVGITFGIYNGKEFVQVQIQPEMIGCYFGEFAPTRQKVEHGDPGMGATRSSMFVPLK; this is encoded by the coding sequence TTGGCACGTAAAGAATTTAAGTATCGCAATCACACTTTGGAAGAATTACAAGAAATGCCTCTGGATAAGGTTATAGAAATATTACCATCCAGACAGAGGAGATCTCTGAAAAGAGGATTCTTACCAAGGCAAAAAAAGGTACTAGAAAGAATTAGAAAATTAAAAAAACAAGGACAAGAAGGTACTAAAGGTGGAAGGCCTCAAATTATTAAAACTCACTGTAGAGACATGATTGTTCTACCAGAAATGGTAGGTATAACTTTTGGTATTTACAATGGTAAAGAATTTGTTCAAGTACAAATCCAACCTGAAATGATTGGTTGCTACTTTGGGGAATTTGCACCTACACGACAAAAAGTTGAACACGGAGACCCAGGAATGGGAGCTACCAGATCATCCATGTTCGTGCCTCTTAAATAA
- a CDS encoding 30S ribosomal protein S3, with amino-acid sequence MIEKDFVTEGLRRTRIDEYLQSELERAGYGGMEVQVTPLGTMVVVYAERPGMVIGRGGKTVRGITQNLKTKFDLENPQVEVKEVDVPELNPKIMAYKIANMLQRGMHFRRVAYTTIRRIMGSGAQGVEVTISGKIRGARSATAKFSDGYIKKCGEPSIRLVKEGFATVQLKPGVLGIYVRIMPPGAVLPDKVDILAPTIEETVIETEETVEVEVTEEPLETTEEVELVESEEELEELVESEEELEETEEVSEVVEESEEEVSEDVPEETDVVSEEEVSEDVEAAEESESEQESSEKPEKSE; translated from the coding sequence ATGATAGAAAAGGATTTTGTCACAGAGGGCCTTAGAAGAACTAGAATTGATGAATATCTACAAAGTGAACTCGAAAGAGCCGGCTACGGTGGAATGGAAGTTCAAGTTACTCCTCTAGGAACCATGGTAGTTGTTTACGCTGAAAGACCAGGAATGGTTATTGGAAGAGGCGGAAAAACTGTTCGAGGCATAACTCAAAACTTAAAAACCAAATTTGATTTGGAAAACCCACAAGTAGAAGTTAAAGAAGTGGATGTTCCTGAACTCAACCCTAAAATCATGGCCTACAAAATTGCAAACATGTTGCAGAGAGGTATGCATTTTAGAAGAGTGGCCTATACCACCATACGAAGAATTATGGGGTCCGGTGCTCAAGGTGTAGAAGTAACCATATCCGGTAAAATTAGGGGTGCAAGATCTGCTACTGCTAAATTTTCTGATGGTTACATTAAAAAATGTGGTGAACCTTCCATTCGTTTAGTCAAAGAAGGTTTTGCAACTGTTCAACTCAAACCTGGTGTTCTAGGAATCTATGTTAGAATCATGCCACCGGGCGCAGTTCTACCAGATAAAGTTGATATTTTAGCTCCGACTATTGAAGAGACTGTAATTGAAACTGAAGAGACTGTAGAAGTTGAAGTAACTGAAGAACCTTTGGAAACTACTGAAGAAGTAGAACTGGTTGAATCTGAAGAGGAACTAGAAGAACTGGTTGAATCTGAAGAGGAACTAGAAGAGACTGAAGAGGTATCCGAAGTAGTTGAAGAATCTGAGGAAGAAGTGTCTGAAGATGTTCCTGAGGAAACTGATGTGGTTTCTGAGGAAGAAGTGTCTGAAGATGTTGAAGCTGCTGAAGAGTCTGAATCCGAACAGGAATCTTCTGAAAAGCCAGAAAAATCTGAATAA
- the rpmC gene encoding 50S ribosomal protein L29 has protein sequence MAILRSKDVREMDIDEIQKKLGELKAEYAKNISKSSASGVYENPGKIKELKRTIARVLTIMNEKQKET, from the coding sequence ATGGCTATCTTAAGAAGTAAAGATGTAAGAGAAATGGATATTGATGAGATCCAGAAGAAGCTGGGTGAACTCAAAGCAGAATATGCTAAAAACATTTCCAAAAGTTCTGCATCAGGGGTCTATGAAAATCCTGGAAAAATCAAGGAACTCAAAAGGACCATTGCTCGCGTTCTTACTATTATGAATGAAAAACAGAAGGAGACATAA
- the rplX gene encoding 50S ribosomal protein L24, translating into MSKQPRKQRKYIYNAPLHARHKLMSVTLSKDLREEFGRRSLPVRTGDTVQVMRGDFKDHEGKVEKVDLKHYRVRVEGATTQKPDGNPVFFPIHPSNLVIVEMDLKDEKRNKIMERKG; encoded by the coding sequence ATGTCAAAACAACCTAGAAAACAAAGGAAATACATTTACAATGCACCTTTACATGCACGCCACAAACTAATGAGTGTAACCTTAAGCAAGGATCTTCGAGAAGAATTTGGTCGAAGATCTCTTCCTGTGAGAACTGGGGACACTGTGCAGGTTATGCGCGGCGATTTTAAAGATCACGAAGGAAAAGTGGAAAAAGTAGACCTGAAACACTACCGTGTACGAGTAGAAGGTGCTACTACACAAAAACCTGACGGAAATCCAGTTTTCTTCCCAATTCACCCATCTAACTTGGTTATTGTGGAAATGGATTTAAAAGACGAAAAAAGAAACAAAATTATGGAAAGGAAGGGATAA
- the rplV gene encoding 50S ribosomal protein L22, with protein MAKINYAFNEDDKAKTAKAIGKSLKISPKHAVELCRELRGKKLESAKVYLEEVIQMDKAVPFKRHNKKVGHRKGLTGWPSGRYPVKAATQILKVLENAEANAEYKGLDAENLKIMHISSHRGFILKGWTPRAFGRASPNNTPTTHVQIVLGEA; from the coding sequence ATGGCTAAAATTAATTATGCTTTTAACGAAGACGATAAGGCCAAAACTGCCAAGGCGATTGGGAAATCTTTAAAGATTTCCCCTAAACACGCTGTGGAATTGTGCAGGGAACTTAGAGGGAAAAAACTCGAAAGCGCCAAAGTTTATTTGGAAGAGGTTATTCAGATGGATAAAGCTGTCCCTTTCAAAAGACACAACAAAAAGGTTGGTCACCGTAAGGGATTAACAGGATGGCCTAGTGGTCGTTACCCTGTTAAAGCTGCCACTCAAATATTAAAAGTTTTGGAAAACGCTGAAGCTAATGCAGAATACAAGGGATTGGACGCCGAAAACCTAAAAATCATGCACATTTCTAGTCATCGTGGTTTTATATTAAAGGGATGGACTCCCCGTGCTTTTGGAAGAGCAAGCCCGAATAATACGCCCACTACCCACGTGCAGATTGTCTTAGGGGAGGCTTAG
- a CDS encoding 50S ribosomal protein L14 produces the protein MKAITSNVTKALPVGARLQCVDNTGAREVEIISVKGYKGVRRRLDVAGVGDMIIVSVKKGSVDMRKEVMTAVVVRQKKEYRRADGLRIKFEDNAAVIISPEGVIKGSEIRGPVAKEAADRWPAVGSAASIIV, from the coding sequence ATGAAGGCTATTACATCTAATGTAACCAAAGCTCTACCTGTTGGTGCCCGACTACAATGTGTTGACAATACTGGTGCTCGTGAAGTAGAAATTATATCTGTAAAAGGGTATAAAGGTGTTCGAAGGAGACTAGATGTGGCTGGAGTAGGCGACATGATTATTGTCTCTGTCAAAAAAGGATCTGTGGACATGCGAAAAGAAGTCATGACTGCAGTTGTTGTGAGACAGAAAAAAGAATACCGACGTGCTGATGGTCTACGAATTAAATTTGAAGATAATGCAGCTGTAATTATAAGCCCTGAAGGTGTGATCAAAGGATCCGAAATCAGAGGACCTGTAGCTAAAGAAGCGGCTGATAGATGGCCTGCTGTAGGAAGCGCGGCTAGTATAATTGTTTAA
- the yciH gene encoding stress response translation initiation inhibitor YciH — MKICDVCGLPDELCVCEEIAREVQTVKVFTVRRRFGKLMTIVEGIDEHDIDIKELTKELKARCACGGTAKKGQIELQGDHKRKVKEVLANLGFSSDTIEIREMDRKHNRRR; from the coding sequence ATGAAAATCTGCGATGTATGTGGTCTTCCAGATGAACTCTGCGTCTGTGAAGAAATAGCACGAGAAGTTCAGACTGTTAAAGTATTTACAGTACGAAGAAGATTCGGGAAACTGATGACCATTGTAGAGGGCATAGACGAGCACGATATCGACATTAAGGAACTTACCAAGGAATTAAAAGCCAGGTGTGCCTGTGGTGGCACAGCTAAAAAAGGTCAGATAGAACTTCAAGGGGACCATAAAAGGAAAGTTAAAGAAGTTCTAGCTAACCTGGGCTTTTCATCAGATACTATTGAAATTCGAGAAATGGATAGGAAACATAATAGAAGAAGATAA
- a CDS encoding 30S ribosomal protein S17, with protein sequence MVGIEVPEPKSECNDPNCPFHGSLPVRGQVLEGIVTNDKAERTITVERSFYKFIRKYERYEKRKSRIKAHKPDCIELQVGDAVKIAECRPLSKTKHFVVVEVKGEK encoded by the coding sequence ATGGTTGGCATCGAAGTTCCAGAACCTAAATCCGAATGTAATGATCCTAACTGCCCTTTCCACGGATCTCTGCCAGTCAGAGGACAAGTTTTGGAAGGAATAGTTACTAATGATAAAGCTGAAAGGACCATTACTGTGGAAAGAAGTTTTTACAAGTTCATTCGGAAATATGAAAGATACGAAAAAAGAAAATCAAGAATTAAAGCTCACAAACCAGATTGTATTGAGTTACAAGTAGGTGACGCAGTAAAAATAGCGGAATGCAGGCCTTTAAGTAAGACCAAGCATTTTGTTGTGGTTGAGGTAAAGGGAGAGAAATAA
- a CDS encoding 50S ribosomal protein L23: MDPYAIIVKPHVTEKTMNLIDQNNELTFVVLRTSEKSDIKRACEELYDVKVEKVNTHINSKGIKLAYIKLSSENKAEDIAVKMGVF; this comes from the coding sequence ATGGATCCTTATGCAATTATTGTAAAACCTCATGTAACTGAAAAAACCATGAACTTAATCGATCAAAACAATGAACTGACTTTTGTAGTTTTGAGAACCAGTGAGAAATCTGACATTAAAAGGGCTTGTGAAGAACTTTATGATGTTAAGGTGGAAAAGGTTAATACTCATATAAACTCCAAAGGAATAAAATTAGCTTATATTAAGCTTTCTTCTGAGAACAAAGCAGAAGATATTGCTGTTAAGATGGGAGTATTCTAA